In Candidatus Omnitrophota bacterium, the genomic stretch AAAGGGGAGGTTATCTGTGTTATACTCACCCGTTTGCCACTGTCCTCTCTCTAAACTCGGCCGAAGCTTCATTCAGAAAGATTCTCGTTCGACTTGCATGTGTTAAGCACGCCGCCAGCGTTCATCCTGAGCCAGGATCAAACCCTCCAGATAATTTCAATGAACATATCGGACCGTTAATTTACCGGTCCGCGGACACAACTTTACTAAACTGTCAAATAGCTGTCAAGTGGCAAAATTCTCGTCGGAGACCCGCGAACCCCCGACGGGAAAAACTAAAGATCCGCCGCGTCAAATGCCGATTTCCCCGACGACAAAAATCAAATACCCGTCGTGCGGGATACAAATGACAAAATTTACATAGCCTATCGGCTAATTAAACTAACGCGCTTAGCTGGGAAGTTTATATCCGACCATAAGCGAAATTACTATGTTCTTATCTTTATAATCTTCTCCTTCAACATCCCAAACTTTTGTCATTCCCATATCATAACGAAGGTCTATAGAAACACCGCTTTCAAATTCAACACCACCACCCAATACAAGGCCGATATCCGTTGAATTGCAAATGCTTTTAATATCTTCGGAATCTGATTTTGCGGACATAAGAATTCCGAGAGCAGGACCGGCGAAAACAAAAGGACAGACATTTTCTCCGGGAGAAATTGAATACTTCAGAAGAAGAGGAATCTCTATGTAATCAAGTTTGATTTTATATTTATATATTTGCCCCCCCGAAGTATATTCGTACTCCAATCCTTTCTGTGTATAAATAAGTTCCGGTTGGATTGCAAGATTGTCATCAATTGCATATTCCGCAAATCCACCTATAGCAACACCTGTTTTCATTTTGTATGTATCGCCTTCTATCGGAGCAGTATGATTCGCCATGTTTAAACCCGCTTTTACGCCAAAGGACAAATCCTGCGCTCTTGCAAACGACGAAAGTCCCGCGACAAACAAACCCGCACAAACCAGACCAAAAAATTTTCTCATTTTTCCTCCCCTCAATACCATAACGCCAGCATGCATCGCTATATTGTGAAACTTCGGGCAAAAGCTGTCAAGCTGACTGAAGGGCAAAAACAAGCACCTTGAAAAAAAAGATTATAGCATGTAGAATTGGCTGAATGATTTTCGCGAATATTTAGGAGTTTAATAAATGGAAGAAAAAAAACCGGCCGGCGTATCGTCCAATTTTATACACGAGATAATAGAAAGGGATATTGGGCAGGGCCTATACGGCTCAAAGGTGCACACGCGTTTTCCGCCCGAGCCCAACGGCTATCTTCACATAGGCCACGCCAAAAGCATCTGCCTGAATTTCTCAACGGCCCTGAAATACAAGGGCCTCTGCAATCTGCGCTTTGATGACACCAACCCGGAAAAGGAAAGCGCCGAATACACGGAATCCATAATGAAAGATGTGAGATGGCTGGGCTTTGACTGGGGTGAGCGGCTTTTTTACACATCGGACTATTTTGAGAGGCTTTATGAATACGCTGAAACCCTTATAAGGAAAGGCCTTGCCTATGCGGATGACCAGAGCGGGGAAGAAATAAGGAAAAACCGCGGCACGCTCACGGAGCCCGGCAAAGACAGCCCTTTCAGGAACAGGAGTGCTGATGAAAACCTGAGACTTTTTCACGAAATGCGCGAAGGAAAATATCCCGACGGGGCAAAAGTGCTCAGGGCGAAAATAGACATGTCCCATCCCAACATCACGATGAGGGATCCCGCGCTTTACCGCATCAAAAGGGCGAACCATCACAGAACCGCGGATAAATGGTGCGTGTATCCCATGTATGATTTCGCCCATTGCCTTTCGGATTCAATAGAAGGGATAACACATTCCATCTGCACGCTGGAATTTGAAAACAACAGGCCTCTTTACGACTGGATACTTTCCTCAGCGGTAATACCGGAGCCGCCGAAACAGATAGAATTCGCCCGGCTGAATATCACCCACACCGTTTTGAGCAAACGCAAGCTCCTGCGGCTCGTAGAAGAAAATCATGTCAATGGATGGGATGACCCGCGCATGCCTACGCTTTCGGGACTGCGCAGGCGCGGCTATACACCTGAGGCGATAAGGGATTTTTGCGAGAGAATAGGCGTGGCTAAAACAAACAGCACCATTGATATAGCTCTTCTGGAGCATTGTATGCGGGAAGGCCTGAACCGGAGCGCCAAACGCGTGATGGCGGTGCTGGATCCGGTGAAGGTCGTCATAGAAAATTATCCCGACGGGAAAAGTGAGGAGCTGGAAGCGGTCAACAATCCCGATGACGAAAAGGCCGGCACAAGAAAATTGCCTTTTTCAAAAGAGATCTATATAGAGCGCTCCGATTTCATGGAAGACCCGCCCAAAAAATTCTTCCGCCTGGGGCCGGGCCGCGAGGTGCGTCTCAAACACGCCTACTATGTAAAATGCGAAAGCTTCACAAAAGATACCGAGGGAAAAATCGCCGAGATCCGATGCAGCTATGATCCAGCCACGCGCGGGGGGGATTCTCCCGACGGAAGAAAAGTGAAGGGGACGCTCCAATGGGTTTCAGTCGCCCACGCGGCGCCTCTGGAAATACGGCTATACGAGCATCTGTTCACCTCACCCGAACCCGAAAGCGGTGATGATGATTTTGTGTCAAAGCTGAATCATGATTCCCTTAAAATCATTTCCGGCGCTGTGGGCGAACCCGGACTCGGCAAAGTTGAGGAAGGAGAAACCTTCCAGTTCCTGAGAACGGGTTATTTCTGCGCCGACAAAGATTCTTCTCCCGGCAAAGCCGTTTTCAACAGAACCGCTGCCCTTCGGGACACATGGGCAAAAATCAGCGGTACAAAATATTCTAATCCTTGATATTCAGCTTGATCTCGTCGGAATTACCCTTAAGTTCAGGCGCATACATAGCGTAGACCCGGGTTGGCAAGGCGCTGAAACGTCCTGGTATTTCAGCTCTCATACGATATGAGACACTGTGCTTTCCGCGCGCAAGTCTTCGGACAAAAATGCACACTTTCTCATCACGAAACTCCATGTACGCGCCGAGATCATTGCCGTTATAACCGCTTCTTACTTCAACAGGTTCGAAGCCCGCAGCTTTCATATCTTCGAAGACAAGATACTCATAATCATTCTTGCTTTCAATAGTAAGCTCTATTTCCACGAGATCACCACTCTTTAAAGTACCGAGGTTAGGTATTTCTTCTCTTTTATACTTCTCTACTTTCTGATTCAAAACCTGCCCTCGTGAACCTGCCGCCTTTACTTTTTTTTCAACATTTACAAGTTTGTAATATGTGCGGTTGACTTTGACTTCCAAGCCAGCCTTTGCAATATGATCTTCAAGTGTGAAATTAGTTAGATATGCATTACAGTAAAGAGAACCTTTTCCTTTCTTACGAAATTCAATATTATGCTTACCGCTTTCTACCGCTTTTCCCTCAAGTACCAACTTGTTATCAAATGTAAAAAGGTTATCCGCTGAGATACGGCTTTCTTTTTGCATGTTCCCGTCCATGAATATTTCTACTGTCATATCAGGTTTGTCTTCCCCGCTAGCGCGCAAGTAATCAGAGATAGCTTCTATACATATTGCAGTGTCTCGTGTCGAGTTCCAGTAAGTGGCATGCTTGCGATTATTAAGAAGGTACTTAACCAACCGCGATGCTTTCACGCTTTTCGGCTCGGTCTTTGCCAACAGTTTTAGATAATAAGCATGGGCTTCCATCTCACTGCCGTACCAATACCACCAGTATGAGCTGTTGGGAAGATTAAGCCAGGCAGTCTGGTTTTCATCGTCATTCACAAG encodes the following:
- a CDS encoding PorT family protein, with amino-acid sequence MHAGVMVLRGGKMRKFFGLVCAGLFVAGLSSFARAQDLSFGVKAGLNMANHTAPIEGDTYKMKTGVAIGGFAEYAIDDNLAIQPELIYTQKGLEYEYTSGGQIYKYKIKLDYIEIPLLLKYSISPGENVCPFVFAGPALGILMSAKSDSEDIKSICNSTDIGLVLGGGVEFESGVSIDLRYDMGMTKVWDVEGEDYKDKNIVISLMVGYKLPS
- a CDS encoding glutamine--tRNA ligase/YqeY domain fusion protein, with product MEEKKPAGVSSNFIHEIIERDIGQGLYGSKVHTRFPPEPNGYLHIGHAKSICLNFSTALKYKGLCNLRFDDTNPEKESAEYTESIMKDVRWLGFDWGERLFYTSDYFERLYEYAETLIRKGLAYADDQSGEEIRKNRGTLTEPGKDSPFRNRSADENLRLFHEMREGKYPDGAKVLRAKIDMSHPNITMRDPALYRIKRANHHRTADKWCVYPMYDFAHCLSDSIEGITHSICTLEFENNRPLYDWILSSAVIPEPPKQIEFARLNITHTVLSKRKLLRLVEENHVNGWDDPRMPTLSGLRRRGYTPEAIRDFCERIGVAKTNSTIDIALLEHCMREGLNRSAKRVMAVLDPVKVVIENYPDGKSEELEAVNNPDDEKAGTRKLPFSKEIYIERSDFMEDPPKKFFRLGPGREVRLKHAYYVKCESFTKDTEGKIAEIRCSYDPATRGGDSPDGRKVKGTLQWVSVAHAAPLEIRLYEHLFTSPEPESGDDDFVSKLNHDSLKIISGAVGEPGLGKVEEGETFQFLRTGYFCADKDSSPGKAVFNRTAALRDTWAKISGTKYSNP